One stretch of Streptomyces sp. MMBL 11-1 DNA includes these proteins:
- the hemC gene encoding hydroxymethylbilane synthase has protein sequence MTHNSSPGARNSAPLRLGTRRSKLAMAQSGLVAEAVREVTGRAVELVEITTYGDTSREHLAQIGGTGVFVAALREALLRGEVDFAVHSLKDLPTSQPDDLVLAAVPQREDPRDAMVARDGLTFAQLPDGARIGTGSPRRMAQLNAYARSHGLRIETVPIRGNVDTRIGFVRDGELDAVVLAAAGLSRLGRSGEVTEFLSVDTVLPAPGQGALAIECAASSADLAAALAELDDPYTRAAVTAERALLAALEAGCSAPVGALADLLVDGQVVNELRLRGVVGTTDGSSLVQLSTTGPVPTSHDDAAALGRELAAEMLAKGAAGLMGERAL, from the coding sequence ATGACCCACAACTCATCCCCGGGCGCGCGGAACTCCGCGCCGCTCCGGCTGGGAACCCGGCGCAGCAAGCTCGCCATGGCCCAGTCCGGACTCGTCGCCGAGGCGGTTCGCGAGGTGACCGGGCGCGCCGTCGAGCTCGTCGAGATCACCACGTACGGGGACACCTCCCGCGAGCACCTGGCACAGATCGGCGGGACCGGCGTGTTCGTCGCGGCCCTGCGCGAGGCGCTGCTGCGGGGCGAGGTGGACTTCGCCGTCCACTCGCTCAAGGACCTGCCGACCAGCCAGCCCGACGACCTCGTGCTGGCGGCCGTGCCGCAGCGCGAGGACCCGCGCGACGCGATGGTCGCCCGGGACGGGCTGACCTTCGCGCAGCTGCCCGACGGCGCCCGCATCGGCACCGGTTCGCCGCGCCGCATGGCGCAGCTCAACGCGTACGCCCGGTCCCACGGACTGCGGATCGAGACCGTCCCCATCCGGGGCAACGTCGACACGCGGATCGGGTTCGTGCGCGACGGGGAGCTCGACGCGGTGGTTCTCGCCGCCGCCGGGCTCAGCCGTCTCGGCCGGAGCGGTGAGGTGACCGAGTTCCTGTCGGTCGACACCGTCCTGCCCGCTCCCGGCCAGGGAGCACTGGCGATCGAGTGCGCCGCGTCCAGCGCCGACCTCGCCGCCGCGCTCGCCGAGCTCGACGACCCGTACACCCGGGCCGCCGTGACCGCCGAGCGTGCCCTGCTCGCCGCCCTGGAGGCCGGCTGCTCCGCACCTGTGGGTGCGCTGGCCGACCTCCTGGTCGACGGACAGGTTGTCAACGAACTGCGCCTGCGCGGAGTCGTCGGTACCACCGACGGTTCCTCGCTCGTACAGCTGTCCACCACCGGTCCCGTCCCCACGTCGCACGACGACGCGGCGGCCCTCGGTCGCGAACTCGCGGCCGAGATGCTCGCCAAGGGTGCGGCCGGTCTTATGGGGGAGCGAGCACTTTGA
- a CDS encoding rhodanese-like domain-containing protein, protein MTTDASRPSAFTPATLQHLLTTGDGPRLLDVRTPSEFETGHIPGAYNVPLDTLREHRMELGRHLDEDVVLVCRSGARATRAEEALAEAGLPNLRVLDGGMMAWEASGAPVNRGEQRWEMERQVRLIAGSIVLVSGVVGFFVPGVHLIGTAVGAGLTFAALSNTCAMGMMLAKLPYNRGPRTDIRSVIASLRNRS, encoded by the coding sequence ATGACCACCGACGCTTCCCGCCCCTCCGCCTTCACACCCGCCACCCTCCAGCACCTGCTCACGACCGGCGACGGCCCCCGTCTGCTCGATGTGCGCACACCCAGTGAGTTCGAGACCGGTCACATCCCCGGCGCCTACAACGTGCCCCTGGACACCCTGCGCGAGCACCGCATGGAGCTGGGCCGGCACCTGGACGAGGACGTGGTGCTGGTCTGCCGGTCCGGCGCCCGCGCCACACGGGCCGAGGAGGCGCTCGCCGAAGCGGGCCTGCCCAATTTGCGCGTCCTCGACGGCGGCATGATGGCCTGGGAGGCGTCCGGCGCACCGGTCAACCGCGGCGAGCAGCGCTGGGAGATGGAACGCCAGGTCCGTCTCATCGCCGGCTCGATCGTGCTCGTCAGCGGCGTCGTGGGCTTCTTCGTCCCCGGCGTGCACCTGATCGGCACCGCGGTCGGCGCCGGACTGACCTTCGCCGCGCTCAGCAATACCTGTGCCATGGGCATGATGCTGGCCAAGCTGCCCTACAACCGCGGCCCGCGCACCGACATCCGCTCCGTCATCGCCTCCCTCCGGAACCGGTCGTGA
- a CDS encoding redox-sensing transcriptional repressor Rex codes for MATGRTHRPATRSRGIPEATVARLPLYLRALTALSERSVPTVSSEELATAAGVNSAKLRKDFSYLGSYGTRGVGYDVEYLVYQISRELGLTQDWPVAIVGIGNLGAALANYGGFASRGFRVAALIDADPAMAGTPVAGIAVQHTDDLDRIISDNGVSIGVITTPPGAAQQVCDRLVAAGVTSILNFAPTVLSVPEGVDVRKVDLSIELQILAFHEQRKAGEDAAAEDEGAPPMRSTPASRKGPDGDMPAVMPA; via the coding sequence GTGGCAACTGGCCGAACTCACCGACCGGCGACCCGTAGCCGAGGAATTCCCGAGGCCACCGTCGCCCGACTTCCGTTGTACCTGCGCGCCCTGACCGCGCTCTCCGAGCGATCGGTGCCCACGGTCTCCTCCGAGGAGCTGGCCACGGCGGCCGGCGTCAACTCGGCGAAGCTGCGCAAGGACTTCAGCTATCTGGGTTCCTACGGCACCCGCGGTGTCGGGTACGACGTCGAGTATCTCGTCTACCAGATCTCGCGCGAGCTCGGGCTCACCCAGGACTGGCCGGTCGCCATCGTCGGCATCGGAAACCTCGGCGCGGCCCTCGCCAACTACGGCGGGTTCGCCTCCCGCGGCTTCCGCGTGGCGGCGCTGATCGACGCGGACCCCGCCATGGCCGGTACGCCGGTGGCCGGGATCGCCGTCCAGCACACGGACGACCTGGACCGGATCATCAGCGACAACGGTGTGTCCATCGGTGTGATCACCACCCCGCCCGGCGCGGCCCAGCAGGTCTGTGACCGGCTCGTCGCCGCCGGTGTGACCTCCATCCTGAACTTCGCGCCGACCGTGCTGTCGGTGCCCGAGGGCGTCGACGTGCGCAAGGTCGACCTCTCCATCGAGCTCCAGATCCTCGCGTTCCACGAGCAGCGCAAGGCCGGCGAGGACGCCGCCGCCGAGGACGAGGGCGCGCCCCCGATGCGCTCCACGCCCGCCAGCCGGAAGGGACCTGACGGGGACATGCCCGCCGTGATGCCGGCATGA
- a CDS encoding sulfite exporter TauE/SafE family protein produces MTALILAVIAGAVVGLALGGLGGGGSVLAVPALTYLIGMEPAAAITASLIIVALTSITALTGHARDGNVAWRTGLLFAAAGIIPAMLVGTAAGHLPQAGLTLAFAAVAGLAALRMLRPAPAPATGEVRPVKAGAAGAGLGAMTGLLGVGGGFLAVPALTRVLNLPVRRAIGTSLLVITINSLAALGARAGVGTPLDWSVIAPFTAAAILGAWDGKRYAQRLSGNTLQRLFAYALLAVAAFMLADAFV; encoded by the coding sequence ATGACTGCCCTGATCCTCGCGGTCATCGCCGGAGCCGTGGTCGGCCTGGCGCTCGGCGGCCTCGGCGGTGGCGGCAGCGTCCTGGCCGTCCCCGCCCTGACCTACCTGATCGGCATGGAACCGGCAGCCGCGATCACCGCCAGTCTGATCATCGTCGCCCTCACGTCGATCACCGCGCTCACCGGACACGCGCGGGACGGCAACGTGGCCTGGCGGACCGGGCTGCTCTTCGCGGCGGCGGGAATCATCCCCGCCATGCTCGTCGGCACGGCCGCCGGCCATCTCCCCCAGGCCGGCCTCACCCTCGCCTTCGCCGCCGTCGCGGGACTCGCCGCACTGCGCATGCTGCGACCCGCACCCGCCCCGGCCACGGGCGAGGTACGCCCCGTCAAGGCCGGTGCGGCCGGAGCCGGCCTCGGCGCCATGACCGGACTGCTGGGCGTGGGCGGCGGCTTCCTCGCCGTACCGGCCCTGACACGCGTGCTGAACCTCCCCGTGCGCCGGGCCATCGGCACCAGCCTGCTGGTCATCACCATCAACTCGCTCGCCGCGCTCGGTGCCCGGGCCGGTGTCGGAACACCTCTGGACTGGTCCGTCATCGCGCCCTTCACCGCCGCCGCCATCCTCGGCGCCTGGGACGGCAAACGCTACGCACAACGGCTCAGCGGCAACACGCTGCAGCGCCTCTTCGCCTACGCCCTGCTCGCGGTGGCGGCCTTCATGCTCGCCGACGCCTTCGTCTGA
- a CDS encoding MBL fold metallo-hydrolase yields MFFSQYYLECLSQASYMIADEGTGQAVVVDPRRDVSEYLSDAESRGFTVVGVINTHFHADFVAGHLEMASRTGAWIGYGQRAETEYEIRKLAEGDTISLGEVTLKIMETPGHTPESISVLVHERAEDTVPYGVLTGDALFIGDVGRPDLLASVGVTAEELGAMLHDSVQHKLMGLPDGVRVFPAHGAGSSCGKNLSTERQSTIGEQRATNYACAPMSEEDFVAIVTAGQSAAPGYFAYDADLNRRERALFDPASAPKALDARDFLARRAAGAVVVDARDPQEFAAGHVRGAVNVPADGRFAEQAGTVLPVDADLLVVAPEEREEEIVTRLARIGFDRAAGYLASPDTAMAAMAEEVAPASRLTAAQLRAALDGENPPVVVDVRNCGERGDAGFIEGALHISLGELPGRLDEIPRGEPLVLHCAGGHRSSIAASLLRHQGFEDVSDILGGYTAWALLNAPAV; encoded by the coding sequence GTGTTCTTCTCGCAGTACTACCTGGAGTGCCTGTCCCAGGCGTCGTACATGATCGCCGACGAGGGCACGGGCCAGGCCGTGGTCGTGGACCCGCGCCGGGACGTGTCGGAGTACCTGAGCGATGCCGAGTCCCGCGGGTTCACCGTCGTGGGTGTCATCAACACGCACTTCCACGCGGACTTCGTCGCCGGTCACCTGGAGATGGCCTCCCGCACCGGCGCGTGGATCGGCTACGGGCAGCGGGCCGAGACCGAGTACGAGATCCGCAAGCTGGCCGAGGGCGACACCATCAGCCTCGGCGAGGTGACGCTGAAGATCATGGAGACCCCGGGGCACACCCCCGAGTCGATCAGCGTGCTGGTCCACGAGCGCGCCGAGGACACGGTCCCGTACGGGGTGCTGACCGGTGACGCGCTGTTCATCGGCGACGTCGGCCGCCCCGACCTCCTGGCCTCCGTGGGCGTGACCGCCGAAGAGCTGGGCGCGATGCTGCACGACAGCGTGCAGCACAAGCTGATGGGCCTGCCCGACGGGGTGCGCGTGTTCCCCGCGCACGGCGCCGGCTCCTCCTGCGGCAAGAACCTGTCCACCGAGCGGCAGTCGACGATCGGCGAGCAGCGGGCGACGAACTACGCCTGTGCGCCGATGAGCGAGGAGGACTTCGTCGCGATCGTCACCGCTGGACAGTCGGCGGCTCCCGGGTACTTCGCCTACGACGCGGACCTCAACCGCCGGGAGCGCGCGCTGTTCGACCCGGCGAGCGCGCCGAAGGCGCTGGACGCGCGGGACTTCCTGGCCCGCCGTGCCGCGGGCGCCGTGGTCGTCGACGCGCGTGACCCGCAGGAGTTCGCCGCCGGTCATGTGCGCGGAGCGGTCAACGTCCCGGCCGACGGCCGGTTCGCCGAGCAAGCGGGCACCGTCCTGCCGGTCGACGCCGATCTGCTGGTCGTGGCGCCCGAGGAGCGCGAGGAGGAGATCGTCACCCGGCTCGCCCGGATCGGCTTCGACCGTGCGGCCGGATACCTGGCTTCTCCCGACACGGCCATGGCCGCCATGGCCGAGGAGGTCGCCCCGGCCAGCCGCCTGACCGCCGCACAGCTGCGCGCCGCGCTGGACGGAGAGAACCCGCCCGTCGTCGTCGACGTCCGTAACTGCGGCGAGCGTGGTGACGCCGGCTTCATCGAGGGCGCCCTGCACATCTCCCTCGGAGAACTGCCCGGCCGACTGGACGAGATCCCGCGCGGCGAACCGCTGGTCCTGCACTGCGCGGGCGGTCACCGCTCCTCCATCGCCGCAAGCCTGCTGCGCCACCAGGGCTTCGAGGACGTCTCCGACATCCTGGGCGGCTACACCGCCTGGGCCCTGCTGAACGCCCCCGCCGTCTGA
- a CDS encoding bifunctional uroporphyrinogen-III C-methyltransferase/uroporphyrinogen-III synthase, whose protein sequence is MSPTGPAASDFPVLSAQGQVTFLGAGPGDPGLLTLRAVEALASADVLVAEPDVLDVVRSHARAGVSTPELTVVDTPSTTVGVPVLRDAANLVMEAAKGGRRVVRAVAGDPGLDGNAGAEMLACAAAGVPFEVVPGVANAVGVSAYAGVPLRDAQGADVRFVDARTASDRCWSEVGASDATAVVSTTLDSVAAAAGELVSAGRKPDTPLTVTIAGTTTRQRTWTATLGTIAQVLKQAKVLPSPEGHRPVIAVVGERSSAAQRDQLSWFESKPMFGWKVLVPRTKEQAASLSDQLRSYGAVPHEVPTIAVEPPRTPQQMERAVKGLVTGRYEWIAFTSVNAVKAVREKFEEYGLDARAFAGIKVAAVGEQTAAALIDFGVKPDLVPSGEQSAAGLLEDWPPYDPVFDPIDRVFLPRADIATETLVAGLIELGWEVDDVTAYRTVRASPPPADTREAIKGGGFDAVLFTSSSTVRNLVGIAGKPHNVTVIACIGPATAKTAEEHGLRVDVLSPEPSVHKLAEALAAFGAQRRDAAKEAGDPVTRPSERRPGARRRRTTT, encoded by the coding sequence TTGAGCCCCACCGGCCCCGCCGCATCCGACTTTCCGGTCCTGTCCGCACAGGGTCAGGTCACCTTCCTCGGCGCCGGTCCCGGCGACCCGGGACTGCTGACCCTGCGCGCCGTCGAGGCGCTCGCGAGCGCGGACGTCCTTGTCGCCGAGCCCGATGTGCTGGACGTGGTCCGCAGCCATGCGCGGGCAGGCGTGAGCACGCCTGAGCTGACCGTCGTTGACACCCCGTCAACAACCGTCGGTGTACCCGTTCTCAGGGATGCGGCCAATCTTGTCATGGAGGCCGCGAAGGGCGGCAGGCGGGTGGTCCGTGCTGTCGCGGGCGACCCGGGCCTGGACGGGAACGCGGGGGCGGAGATGCTCGCCTGCGCCGCCGCCGGGGTGCCCTTCGAGGTCGTCCCGGGCGTCGCGAACGCCGTCGGCGTCTCCGCGTACGCCGGGGTGCCGCTGCGGGACGCGCAGGGCGCGGACGTCCGCTTCGTCGACGCCCGTACCGCCTCCGACCGGTGCTGGAGCGAGGTCGGCGCGAGCGACGCGACCGCCGTCGTCTCCACCACGCTGGACTCGGTGGCCGCCGCCGCCGGTGAGCTGGTCTCCGCCGGCCGCAAGCCCGACACCCCGCTCACCGTGACGATCGCGGGCACCACCACCCGCCAGCGCACCTGGACGGCGACCCTCGGGACGATCGCCCAGGTCCTCAAGCAGGCCAAGGTGCTGCCCTCGCCCGAGGGCCACCGGCCGGTCATAGCCGTGGTCGGAGAGCGCAGCTCCGCCGCCCAGCGCGACCAGCTCTCGTGGTTCGAGTCGAAGCCGATGTTCGGCTGGAAGGTGCTCGTCCCGCGTACGAAGGAGCAGGCCGCGTCACTCTCCGACCAGCTGCGTTCCTACGGTGCGGTGCCGCACGAGGTCCCGACGATCGCCGTCGAGCCGCCGCGTACGCCCCAGCAGATGGAGCGCGCGGTCAAGGGCCTGGTCACCGGGCGCTACGAGTGGATCGCCTTCACCAGCGTGAACGCCGTCAAGGCGGTCCGGGAGAAGTTCGAGGAGTACGGGCTCGACGCCCGCGCCTTCGCCGGCATCAAGGTCGCCGCCGTCGGCGAGCAGACCGCCGCCGCGCTGATCGACTTCGGCGTGAAGCCGGACCTGGTGCCGTCCGGCGAGCAGTCCGCCGCCGGGCTGCTGGAGGACTGGCCGCCCTACGACCCGGTCTTCGACCCGATCGACCGGGTGTTCCTGCCGCGTGCGGACATCGCCACCGAGACCCTGGTGGCCGGGCTCATCGAGCTGGGCTGGGAGGTCGACGACGTCACCGCGTACCGCACGGTCCGCGCCTCGCCGCCGCCGGCCGACACCCGCGAGGCGATCAAGGGCGGCGGCTTCGACGCGGTCCTGTTCACCTCGTCCTCGACGGTGCGCAACCTGGTCGGCATCGCGGGCAAGCCGCACAACGTGACCGTGATCGCGTGTATCGGCCCCGCCACCGCGAAGACCGCCGAGGAGCACGGCCTGCGGGTCGACGTGCTGTCGCCGGAGCCGTCCGTGCACAAGCTCGCCGAGGCGCTCGCCGCCTTCGGCGCGCAGCGCCGGGACGCGGCGAAGGAGGCCGGTGACCCGGTGACCCGGCCGAGCGAGCGGCGCCCGGGTGCGCGCAGGCGCCGGACGACGACGTAG
- a CDS encoding glutamyl-tRNA reductase, with translation MSLLVVGLSHRSAPVSVLERASLAAETQAKLLQDTLAAEPATEAAVLATCNRIELYADVDKFHAGVAELSTLLAQHSGVGLEELTPYLYVHYEDRAVHHLFSVACGLDSMVVGEGQILGQIKDALARGQELHTAGRLLNDLFQQALRVGKRAHSETGIDRAGQSLVTFGLQQLAAGADPGRWAAGKRALVIGAGSMSSLAAATLARTGVADIVVANRTRSRADRLVEILQQGDDTAVRARAVEMSAVGDELTRADIVVSCTGSTGLVLTADALADALGVTLGAAPERPAVTVTPAPADVDQHAAWVENGSAVSAAQAGPASAPRRVTVPAQSTGPVRLALLDLAMPRDIDGAAHRIDGVRLVDIESLAEASADAPMAADVDRVRTIVSDEVAAFGAAQRAAHVAPTVVALRTMAAGVVAGEIARLDGRLPDLDEKQRAEITQTVRRVVDKLLHAPTVRVKQLASEPGGAGYADALRELFDLDPQTVAAVSRADLNDPNRGRS, from the coding sequence ATGAGTCTCCTCGTCGTCGGGCTGAGCCACCGCAGCGCCCCCGTCTCCGTCCTGGAGCGGGCCTCCCTCGCTGCCGAGACCCAGGCCAAGCTGCTCCAGGACACCCTCGCCGCGGAACCCGCGACCGAGGCCGCCGTGCTGGCCACCTGCAACCGCATCGAGCTGTACGCCGACGTGGACAAGTTCCACGCGGGCGTCGCCGAGCTGTCCACCCTGCTCGCCCAGCACAGCGGCGTCGGTCTGGAAGAGCTCACTCCGTATCTCTATGTGCACTACGAGGACCGGGCCGTCCACCACCTCTTCTCGGTGGCCTGCGGCCTCGACTCGATGGTCGTCGGCGAGGGACAGATCCTCGGCCAGATCAAGGACGCGCTCGCGCGCGGCCAGGAGCTGCACACCGCCGGACGGCTGCTGAACGACCTCTTCCAGCAGGCCCTGCGGGTCGGCAAGCGCGCCCACAGCGAGACCGGGATCGACCGGGCCGGGCAGTCGCTCGTCACGTTCGGACTCCAGCAGCTCGCCGCCGGGGCCGACCCCGGGCGCTGGGCCGCCGGCAAGCGGGCCCTGGTCATCGGCGCCGGGTCCATGTCCTCGCTGGCCGCCGCGACCCTCGCGCGCACCGGTGTCGCCGACATCGTCGTCGCCAACCGGACCCGCTCCCGCGCGGACCGCCTGGTGGAGATCCTCCAGCAGGGCGACGACACCGCGGTGCGCGCCCGGGCCGTCGAGATGTCCGCGGTCGGTGACGAACTGACACGTGCCGACATCGTCGTCTCCTGCACCGGTTCCACGGGCCTCGTGCTCACCGCCGACGCACTCGCCGACGCCCTGGGCGTGACCCTGGGCGCCGCGCCCGAGCGGCCGGCGGTCACCGTCACCCCGGCCCCGGCCGACGTCGACCAGCACGCCGCCTGGGTGGAGAACGGTTCCGCGGTCTCCGCCGCACAGGCCGGCCCGGCGAGCGCGCCGCGCCGGGTCACCGTGCCCGCCCAGTCGACCGGCCCGGTCCGGCTGGCCCTGCTCGACCTCGCCATGCCGCGGGACATCGACGGCGCCGCCCACCGCATCGACGGTGTGCGCCTCGTCGACATCGAGTCGCTCGCCGAGGCGTCCGCCGACGCCCCGATGGCCGCCGATGTGGACCGGGTCCGCACCATCGTCTCCGACGAGGTGGCCGCCTTCGGCGCCGCCCAGCGCGCCGCGCACGTCGCCCCGACCGTGGTCGCCCTGCGCACCATGGCCGCCGGCGTGGTCGCCGGCGAGATCGCCCGGCTGGACGGCCGCCTTCCCGACCTGGACGAGAAGCAGCGCGCCGAGATCACCCAGACCGTGCGCCGCGTCGTCGACAAACTCCTGCACGCGCCCACCGTGCGGGTCAAGCAGCTCGCCAGCGAGCCCGGCGGAGCCGGGTACGCGGACGCGCTGCGAGAACTCTTCGACCTCGACCCGCAGACGGTGGCCGCCGTCTCCCGGGCAGACCTGAACGACCCGAATAGAGGGCGGTCATGA
- a CDS encoding alpha/beta fold hydrolase, which produces MSLYVDDPARLGTTRLSDGRVLGWAEWGPRDGLPVLLSPGAATSRWLGIGAGAVENEGVRLVSVDRPGLGVSTPAPDRTFGDFVDDVSELTGLLGLGPLPAMLGNSQGAPFALACAAAGVVSALALVSPADEVAAPEVAAALPDDLRGLVARVAEDPVGAEKLFAGFDADTMRRMVLAGSPACDLVVYGDPGFAAAYGRALDEAFSQGAAAGYARDTVLAMGRWPIDLGAITVPVEIWYGEEDVSHSPDLGRRLVSRIPGARRTVVPGVGGALLWATAEPILASLAETVRPDEPAERDWREEQARRRAVRGSGRG; this is translated from the coding sequence ATGAGTTTGTACGTCGATGATCCCGCCCGCCTCGGAACCACCCGCCTCTCCGACGGGAGGGTGCTCGGCTGGGCGGAGTGGGGGCCGCGGGACGGGCTGCCCGTCCTGCTCTCGCCCGGGGCCGCGACCAGCCGCTGGCTCGGGATCGGGGCCGGGGCCGTCGAGAACGAGGGCGTCCGGCTGGTCTCGGTGGACCGGCCCGGGCTCGGGGTCTCCACGCCCGCGCCCGACCGGACCTTCGGCGACTTCGTCGACGATGTCTCGGAGCTGACCGGGCTGCTCGGACTGGGCCCGCTTCCGGCCATGCTCGGGAACTCCCAGGGCGCGCCCTTCGCCCTCGCCTGCGCGGCGGCGGGCGTCGTCTCCGCGCTCGCGCTCGTCTCGCCCGCCGACGAGGTCGCCGCCCCGGAGGTCGCCGCCGCGCTGCCGGACGATCTGCGGGGCCTGGTCGCGCGGGTGGCGGAGGATCCGGTCGGGGCGGAGAAGCTGTTCGCCGGGTTCGACGCGGACACGATGCGGCGGATGGTCCTGGCCGGAAGCCCGGCGTGCGACCTCGTCGTGTACGGGGACCCCGGTTTCGCCGCCGCGTACGGCCGGGCGCTCGACGAGGCGTTCTCCCAGGGGGCAGCGGCCGGGTACGCCCGGGACACCGTGCTCGCGATGGGGCGCTGGCCCATCGACCTCGGGGCGATCACCGTCCCGGTCGAGATCTGGTACGGCGAGGAGGACGTCTCCCACTCGCCCGACCTCGGCCGCCGGCTCGTCTCCCGTATCCCCGGGGCGCGGCGCACGGTCGTGCCGGGGGTCGGCGGCGCGCTGCTCTGGGCCACGGCCGAGCCGATCCTCGCGTCGCTGGCGGAGACCGTACGGCCGGACGAGCCGGCCGAGCGGGACTGGCGCGAGGAGCAGGCGCGGCGGAGGGCGGTACGGGGGAGCGGGCGGGGATAG
- a CDS encoding DUF4253 domain-containing protein, translating into MATLPNPLPSLASSGLDLPPGSLVDATLDGPWHEPLLWYADGPAELRDWPRLRAAGRPLGLLPVLVTGGRRDQWPEEWDLCPDDTSYPGDHDAEEVLAGYWTDHAADEVAPENAGSDTDGTGPDADGTGPHTDGSAGPGSWPGLAPVPAREAAEDADVAAAGLAGVIAADPDAWLGGARMALVPARRSADIPAAIGWSGPMNHENDVARLCAVLRSWEDRYDARVVVLGFDTMIVSVGRPPATAEEARALAAEHYAFCPDNIDQSPPYDLDAYAEKAVLNQEAWSFWWD; encoded by the coding sequence ATGGCGACGCTCCCCAATCCCCTGCCCTCACTGGCCTCCTCCGGCCTGGACCTCCCGCCCGGCTCCCTGGTGGACGCCACACTGGACGGCCCCTGGCACGAGCCGCTGCTCTGGTACGCGGACGGCCCGGCCGAACTGCGCGACTGGCCGAGGCTGCGGGCGGCCGGGCGACCGCTCGGGCTGCTGCCGGTCCTGGTCACCGGCGGCCGACGCGACCAGTGGCCCGAGGAGTGGGACCTCTGCCCGGACGACACGTCGTACCCCGGCGACCACGACGCCGAGGAGGTGCTCGCGGGCTACTGGACGGACCACGCGGCCGACGAAGTGGCCCCGGAGAACGCCGGATCGGACACGGACGGGACCGGACCGGACGCGGACGGGACCGGGCCGCACACGGACGGCTCCGCGGGCCCCGGCTCCTGGCCCGGCCTCGCGCCCGTCCCCGCCCGTGAGGCGGCCGAGGACGCCGACGTCGCGGCGGCGGGACTCGCGGGCGTGATCGCCGCCGACCCGGACGCATGGCTCGGCGGGGCCCGGATGGCTCTCGTCCCGGCCCGCCGCAGCGCCGACATACCGGCGGCGATCGGCTGGTCGGGCCCGATGAACCACGAGAACGACGTGGCCCGGCTCTGCGCGGTCCTCCGCTCCTGGGAGGACCGCTACGACGCCCGGGTCGTGGTGCTCGGCTTCGACACGATGATCGTCTCCGTGGGCCGCCCGCCCGCCACCGCCGAGGAGGCCCGCGCCCTGGCCGCCGAGCACTACGCGTTCTGTCCGGACAACATCGACCAGTCCCCGCCGTACGACCTCGACGCCTACGCCGAGAAGGCCGTGCTCAACCAGGAAGCGTGGTCGTTCTGGTGGGACTGA
- the hemB gene encoding porphobilinogen synthase: MTAYGNFPGSRPRRLRTTPAMRRMVAETRLDPANLILPAFVREGIDAPVAISSMPGVYQHTLDTLRKAAVEAVSAGVSGIMLFGVPEDAKKDARGTAGTDPDGILQAGLRAVREEVGDDLVVMSDLCLDEYTDHGHCGVLDDAGRVDNDATLERYAEMAQVQADAGAHVVGPSGMMDGQVGVVRDALDQTGYEDVSVLAYTAKYSSAFYGPFREAVGSSLTGDRKTYQQDPANARESLRELALDLEEGADMVMVKPAGPYLDILAKVAQSVDVPVAAYQISGEYAMIEAAAERGWIDRDKAILESLTGIRRAGGQMILTYWATEAAQWLGRDGRR, encoded by the coding sequence ATGACTGCGTACGGAAACTTCCCCGGCTCCCGCCCCCGGCGGCTGCGGACGACCCCGGCGATGCGGCGGATGGTCGCCGAGACACGGCTCGACCCCGCGAACCTGATCCTTCCCGCGTTCGTGCGGGAGGGCATCGACGCCCCGGTCGCCATCTCGTCGATGCCCGGTGTGTACCAGCACACCCTGGACACCCTGCGGAAGGCGGCCGTCGAGGCGGTCTCGGCCGGGGTCTCGGGGATCATGCTCTTCGGTGTGCCGGAGGACGCGAAGAAGGACGCCCGGGGCACGGCGGGCACGGACCCGGACGGCATCCTCCAGGCCGGCCTGCGCGCGGTCCGCGAGGAGGTCGGTGACGACCTGGTCGTGATGTCGGACCTGTGCCTGGACGAGTACACCGACCACGGCCACTGCGGGGTCCTCGACGACGCCGGACGGGTGGACAACGACGCGACGCTGGAGCGGTACGCGGAGATGGCCCAGGTCCAGGCGGACGCCGGGGCCCATGTGGTGGGCCCCAGCGGGATGATGGACGGCCAGGTCGGCGTGGTCCGCGACGCCCTGGACCAGACCGGGTACGAGGACGTGTCGGTCCTCGCCTACACCGCGAAGTACAGCTCGGCGTTCTACGGCCCCTTCCGTGAGGCCGTCGGCTCCTCGCTCACCGGTGACCGCAAGACCTACCAGCAGGACCCGGCCAACGCGCGTGAGTCGCTGCGGGAGCTGGCGCTGGACCTGGAGGAGGGCGCGGACATGGTCATGGTGAAGCCCGCCGGACCGTATCTGGACATCCTCGCCAAGGTCGCCCAGTCCGTGGACGTGCCGGTCGCGGCGTACCAGATCAGCGGCGAGTACGCGATGATCGAGGCCGCCGCCGAGCGGGGCTGGATCGACCGCGACAAGGCGATCCTGGAGAGTCTGACCGGGATCCGGCGGGCCGGGGGGCAGATGATCCTCACCTACTGGGCGACCGAGGCGGCCCAGTGGCTCGGGCGGGACGGGCGGCGCTGA